The Vicia villosa cultivar HV-30 ecotype Madison, WI unplaced genomic scaffold, Vvil1.0 ctg.003917F_1_1, whole genome shotgun sequence genome includes a window with the following:
- the LOC131641674 gene encoding uncharacterized protein LOC131641674, with amino-acid sequence MVEDNNLIEITKGTNKEVITKVINKVGDKIPDRRIVKILIKDGYNQQPQGLIDLDSRINLIVLSLVKRLGNIELKATRMTLQLADKSTTHPQGIAEDLLVKVDKFFFSVNFVVIDMDKDRDTPLILGRPFMKIARTMIDIDDGLMKVKVQDEEVCFNLFEAMKHSNDKSDYFKVYATGEAIMEVKKQIHVATPLERALTNALQILNEDEEKEIEECLKELEALEEIPPSKDVVENLKKPTIEEECKHELKMLPSHLKYAFLEKNEIKPVIISNALS; translated from the exons ATGGTGGAGGACAACAACCTTATAGAAATaaccaagggtaccaacaaagaaGTAATaaccaaggttatcaacaaggttgGAGACAAGATACCGGACCGTCGAATTGTTAAAATCCTTATCAAGGATGgctacaatcaacaacctcaag GGTTGATTGATTTGGATTCTAGAATTAACTTGATTGTGTTGTCTCTTGTGAAAAGATTGGGAAACATTGAGTTAAAAGCAACAAGAATGACTTTGCAATTAGCCGACAAGTCCACAACTCATCCTCAGGGGATTGCGGAAGATTTGTTGGTCAAGGTTGATAAATTCTTTTTCTCGGTTAACTTCGTTGTAATTGATATGGACAAAGATCGTGATACACCATTAATTCTTGGAAGACCTTTCATGAAAATTGCTCGGACCATGATCGATATCGATGATGGTCTAATGAAAGTAAAAGTTCAAGATGAAGAGGTGTGTTTTAATCTTTTTGAAGCAATGAAGCATTCCAATGATAAAAGTGATTATTTTAAAGTATATGCAACCGGTGAAGCCATCATGGAAGTAAAGAAGCAAATCCATGTGGCTACTCCTCTTGAGAGGGCTCTCACAAATGCTCTCCAAATCCTCAATGAGGATGAAGAGAAAGAGATCGAGGAATGTTTGAAAGAGTTGGAAGCGTTAGAAGAAATTCCTCCTTCGAAAGATGTGGTGGAAAATTTGAAAAAACCAACTATTGAGGAGGAATGCAAGCATGAATTGAAAATGCTTCCTTCACATTTGAAATATGCATTCCTTGAAAAGAATGAAATCAAACCAGTAATAATAAGCAATGCCCTTTCTTAg
- the LOC131641675 gene encoding uncharacterized protein LOC131641675 has product MAWIINVVDPVMHDSISHASTTRDIWEDLEERFAQTNAPRIHHLWRMLCLMEHELDMTMTEYYTKFKSLLDELRDLQPLLECTCGASKEILQSERDKQVQLFLESLTSEQFEHVKAEVLNTEPLSSLRCVFNHVMRKEARIMGEKGWITATKRESGGSVFYASKQNG; this is encoded by the coding sequence ATGGCATGGATCATCAATGTTGTAGATCCAGTTATGCACGACAGCATCTCGCATGCATCAACTACGAGAGATATTTGGGAAGATCTGGAGGAGCGCTTTGCTCAAACAAATGCTCCTAGGATCCATCATTTGTGGCGCATGCTATGTTTGATGGAGCATGAATTAGACATGACTATGACAGAATATTATACCAAATTTAAGAGTCTCCTTGATGAACTAAGAGATCTGCAACCACTTCTAGAATGCACATGTGGTGCGTCTAAAGAAATTTTGCAGAGTGAAAGAGATAAGCAAGTACAATTATTTCTCGAAAGTCTTACCAGTGAACAATTTGAACATGTTAAGGCGGAAGTGTTGAACACCGAACCTTTGTCGTCGCTTCGATGCGTATTTAACCATGTTATGAGAAAAGAAGCTCGAATCATGGGTGAAAAAGGATGGATTACTGCAACTAAAAGAGAATCTGGAGGATCTGTTTTTTATGCATCTAAACAAAATGGATAA